Below is a genomic region from Belonocnema kinseyi isolate 2016_QV_RU_SX_M_011 chromosome 4, B_treatae_v1, whole genome shotgun sequence.
ACCTTAttggaattttcgacttttttagcattttcgaattttttcgcaTTTCCTACCTTTTTGGCCTTTTTGGGCTTTTTGGCCTTTTTggcttttttctcttttttgacttttttgaacTCCTCGAATCCATTTTCATCTCCGATTTCTCTGGTAGGTTTACATACGTCAGTGTGCTTTTTTAATCCAATAACGGGAATTTCAGAGCCACAAAGGCCACAAACTAGGATGATATCATCCTTGAgcaactaaaacaaaataaaaagatccttcgtatttcaatttctttcgggataattttaaattgtattttcagaCTCTCAGGCTTTAGAGTcacttaagaaattcaaaatagtgtcaacagtagtacaatttttggaaaaaaagcaaTAAACTAGTgtcatgaaacatttttaaaatagggAGTCAGAGTGGACAAAAAtacttctttcaatttttgaaagtCGACCCATTCCCCATTttgtttctaagtattttttaattaattttaaattgtttgagcaattcttattatttttaaacagtttttccgcgttaatcctgaaaaaatatcagcttattattatctttattattgtatttcttctttaatatatttggtaattatttatatatttttttatttgtttaaaccattttttctttctcaaatcataaaaagttttattttctgcaattgatgacacaattaacgaattttaaaacaaatatattttttaagaatattagataattattttaagaattttcattttctttgataatttgtTACCCTGTAAAGCGTTAAACGTTattattttcagggtggccgttttaatcgacgaaatacattcccggtcatttcccggttttttcccggttcgcaaacatttttcacggtcaatgaaatttaaaaaatggaacactaaagctacaaaattttccacttatggttataaaaactgagctttaaatgaaagcactcaaagtggaactgttgaattttgaacttttaaaatcgaaatttaaacgttttgaatttgaaaatttcgtattcaaatgctcaataatttaggtgtataaaattaaaggtactaacatttttcaatataaaaaaatataaatccaccttatcattttcaatgctctaaattaaaagatcaatcaatgaactttaacattttcaaaatttttaaaatttaaggaattttaagctagaaacaataaatattaaaattgaaaaaattttaacttaaaacttcttaaattataaattcaattatattctt
It encodes:
- the LOC117171445 gene encoding uncharacterized protein LOC117171445, with the protein product MFGLLKDDIILVCGLCGSEIPVIGLKKHTDVCKPTREIGDENGFEEFKKVKKEKKAKKAKKPKKAKKVGNAKKFENAKKVENSNKVEIEREVKKDKKVENDKKVEKDKKLEENKEAEMVENEGEIVREKERILKESIQFLFEYGRKFMRVAKGTDESTDKSI